Proteins from one Amycolatopsis benzoatilytica AK 16/65 genomic window:
- the gcvH gene encoding glycine cleavage system protein GcvH gives MSIPQNLSYTKEHEWLSVEDGVATVGITAFAAGSLGDIVFVQLPGVGDTVTAGEVFGEVESTKSVSELYSPVSGEVVAVNETTSDTPEVINSDPYTEGWLLKVRLTGDVPELLDASAYAELTQEN, from the coding sequence GTGAGCATCCCCCAGAACCTGTCCTACACCAAGGAACACGAGTGGCTGTCGGTGGAGGACGGCGTCGCGACGGTGGGCATCACCGCGTTCGCGGCCGGCTCGCTCGGCGACATCGTGTTCGTGCAGCTGCCCGGAGTCGGCGACACGGTCACCGCGGGCGAGGTCTTCGGCGAGGTCGAGTCGACCAAATCGGTCAGCGAGCTGTACTCGCCGGTGAGCGGCGAGGTGGTGGCGGTGAACGAGACCACATCGGACACCCCCGAGGTCATCAACTCGGACCCGTACACCGAAGGATGGCTGCTGAAGGTGCGGCTCACGGGCGACGTCCCGGAGCTGCTCGACGCCTCCGCGTACGCCGAGCTGACCCAGGAGAACTGA
- a CDS encoding PLP-dependent aminotransferase family protein, whose amino-acid sequence MDDYRVVADELAADIEAGRLRPGDRLPPQRRFARERGIAGSTAARVYGELVRRGLAVGEVGRGTFVRAARPGPEPALSEPGDARIDLELNFAVLPSQSPKLARALEPVLRADVFTDALHPLGAAATKQVREAAVAMLSRGSWAPDPESVLVAGNGRQGIAAALSAFVPTGERLAVESLTYPVVKAAATRLGIELVPIETDSHGLVPAALAAAAPVRALYVQPTLHNPLGITMPPARRAELAEVVRRLDLPVVEDGIYTFLRPDTEPLASLMPERTVFVDSLSKRVAPGLTAGFLVVPPAWLPRLASAIRSGGWTASRFSAEAARRWITGGVLAEVEAAKRADAAVRAEIVADRLAGFRVRGDAAAYHRWWELPEQWRAETFVAAAARRGIALSPAAAFSVVPGHAPNAVRIAVSAPAQETLGSALQVLAALAAGSPEDALAE is encoded by the coding sequence ATGGACGACTACCGCGTCGTCGCGGACGAACTCGCCGCCGACATCGAGGCCGGGCGGCTGCGTCCGGGCGACCGGCTGCCCCCGCAACGCCGGTTCGCGCGCGAGCGCGGCATCGCCGGTTCCACGGCGGCGCGGGTGTACGGCGAACTCGTCCGGCGCGGCCTCGCGGTCGGCGAAGTGGGCCGGGGCACGTTCGTGCGCGCGGCCCGGCCGGGGCCGGAACCGGCATTGTCCGAGCCCGGCGACGCGCGGATCGACCTGGAACTGAACTTCGCCGTATTGCCGAGTCAGTCGCCGAAACTCGCGCGGGCGCTGGAACCGGTGCTGCGCGCGGACGTCTTCACCGATGCTCTGCACCCCCTCGGCGCGGCCGCCACGAAGCAGGTCCGCGAGGCGGCGGTCGCGATGCTCTCGCGCGGATCCTGGGCACCGGACCCGGAATCGGTCCTCGTCGCCGGCAACGGACGGCAAGGCATCGCCGCCGCGCTGTCCGCGTTCGTCCCGACCGGCGAGCGGCTCGCGGTGGAATCGTTGACCTACCCCGTGGTCAAGGCCGCCGCGACCCGGCTCGGCATCGAACTGGTCCCGATCGAGACCGACTCGCACGGCCTGGTCCCCGCCGCGCTGGCGGCTGCCGCTCCGGTGCGGGCGCTGTACGTCCAGCCGACCTTGCACAACCCGCTCGGCATCACGATGCCGCCCGCGCGCCGGGCGGAACTGGCCGAGGTCGTCCGACGGCTGGACCTGCCGGTGGTCGAAGACGGGATCTACACGTTCCTCCGCCCGGACACCGAGCCGCTGGCCTCGCTGATGCCGGAGCGGACGGTTTTCGTGGACAGCCTGTCGAAGCGGGTCGCGCCGGGGCTGACGGCCGGGTTCCTGGTGGTGCCGCCGGCTTGGCTGCCGCGCCTGGCCAGCGCGATCCGCTCCGGTGGGTGGACCGCGTCGAGGTTTTCGGCGGAAGCGGCGCGCCGTTGGATCACCGGCGGGGTGCTGGCTGAGGTGGAAGCCGCGAAACGAGCGGACGCGGCGGTCCGCGCCGAGATCGTCGCGGACCGGCTGGCGGGGTTCCGGGTGCGCGGCGACGCGGCCGCGTACCACCGGTGGTGGGAGCTGCCGGAGCAGTGGCGAGCGGAAACGTTCGTCGCGGCGGCGGCCCGGCGGGGGATCGCGTTGTCTCCGGCGGCGGCGTTCTCGGTGGTGCCGGGGCATGCGCCGAACGCGGTGCGGATCGCGGTGTCCGCGCCGGCGCAGGAGACGTTGGGGAGTGCGTTGCAGGTGCTGGCCGCGTTGGCCGCCGGGTCACCGGAGGACGCGTTGGCGGAGTGA
- a CDS encoding transglycosylase domain-containing protein, which yields MESDSESDQTAVVRPGKWRRIRRIAYCATGLAVGVPLIAFWIAYLLLDVRSPQDVLASLDKTVVLKYADGSDLLRIVPAGGDRRFVPFDQVPAKLRDAIVATEDPTFWDNAGFDPTGIGRAFLTGVGGGSGITQQYIKKSTGDEDSTLSRKMQELVLATKITQQQSKEQIFESYVNIISFGRNTFGPAAAMNAFFGRPLDDSITWSEAAFLAGMIQSPSVHDPAVSGDEHAAKRWRYVRDKLVERGYLKNADGMAYPGAEIKPPAETRVSVNYDQYHLKQQALAELEEAGFPLSRLQQGNLTVQTTLDPKLQAAAHASLDDRLKAAPAEFRGALVAIDPASGAVRAYDGGNNGVRDYAGTGHPLGSAFHPFTAAAGLASGMRLTDRLDEPARIEYLGEKFEYPAKCPQPCTVRSALASGATTPFISLARKVGVDAVSAAARSAGIPDEVDSTPTMREKDGVTIGSGIVVGRYPLRPLDVASAYATFAADGRHAPAHLVDKVLDQSGKVVWQYEKEPTATVAPEVARDVTEALRTTLPDGGSAALRTGESERGNSQDNQDAWAVGYTEKLAASVWIGTDDDRKLVDGDGTKVTGSGLPAEIWRSFLVQR from the coding sequence GTGGAGTCAGACTCGGAGAGTGACCAAACCGCTGTCGTCCGGCCGGGCAAGTGGCGGCGGATTCGCCGGATCGCGTACTGCGCGACCGGCCTGGCCGTCGGCGTGCCGCTGATCGCGTTCTGGATCGCCTATCTGCTGCTGGACGTGCGCAGCCCGCAGGACGTGCTCGCCTCGCTGGACAAGACCGTCGTGCTGAAGTACGCGGACGGCAGCGACCTGCTGCGCATCGTGCCCGCGGGCGGCGACCGCCGGTTCGTGCCGTTCGACCAGGTGCCGGCGAAGCTGCGGGACGCGATCGTCGCCACCGAGGACCCGACCTTCTGGGACAACGCCGGCTTCGACCCGACCGGGATCGGCCGGGCGTTCCTGACCGGCGTCGGCGGCGGGTCCGGCATCACCCAGCAGTACATCAAGAAGTCGACCGGCGACGAGGACTCGACGCTGTCGCGCAAAATGCAGGAGCTCGTGCTCGCCACGAAGATCACCCAGCAGCAGAGCAAAGAGCAGATCTTCGAAAGCTACGTCAACATCATCTCCTTCGGCCGCAACACCTTCGGCCCGGCCGCGGCGATGAACGCGTTCTTCGGCCGCCCGCTCGACGACAGCATCACCTGGAGCGAGGCAGCGTTCCTCGCCGGGATGATCCAGTCGCCGTCGGTGCACGACCCCGCGGTGTCCGGCGACGAGCACGCCGCGAAGCGCTGGCGGTACGTACGCGACAAGCTGGTGGAGCGCGGCTATCTCAAGAACGCCGACGGCATGGCGTACCCGGGCGCGGAGATCAAGCCGCCCGCCGAGACCCGGGTCAGCGTGAACTACGACCAGTATCACCTCAAGCAGCAGGCGCTCGCCGAGCTGGAGGAGGCCGGGTTCCCGCTTTCCCGGTTGCAGCAAGGGAACCTGACCGTTCAGACCACTTTGGACCCGAAGTTGCAGGCCGCCGCGCACGCGTCGCTGGACGACCGGCTCAAAGCCGCACCGGCCGAGTTTCGCGGCGCGCTGGTGGCGATTGACCCGGCGAGCGGGGCGGTGCGGGCCTACGACGGCGGCAACAACGGCGTCCGCGACTACGCCGGGACCGGGCACCCGCTCGGCTCCGCGTTCCACCCGTTCACCGCCGCGGCCGGGCTGGCGTCCGGGATGCGGCTGACCGACCGGCTCGATGAACCGGCGCGGATCGAGTATCTGGGCGAGAAGTTCGAGTACCCGGCGAAGTGCCCGCAGCCGTGCACCGTCCGCAGCGCGCTGGCTTCGGGAGCGACCACTCCGTTCATTTCGCTGGCGAGGAAGGTCGGCGTCGACGCGGTGAGCGCTGCCGCCCGTTCGGCCGGGATCCCGGACGAGGTCGACAGCACGCCGACAATGCGGGAAAAGGACGGCGTCACCATCGGCTCCGGCATCGTGGTCGGCCGGTATCCGCTGCGGCCGCTCGATGTCGCCAGCGCGTATGCGACCTTCGCCGCGGACGGGCGGCACGCGCCGGCGCATCTGGTCGACAAGGTGCTGGACCAGTCCGGGAAAGTCGTGTGGCAGTACGAGAAAGAGCCGACCGCGACCGTCGCGCCCGAGGTGGCACGGGACGTCACCGAGGCGCTGCGCACGACGCTGCCGGACGGCGGCTCGGCCGCGTTGCGGACCGGTGAGTCCGAGCGCGGGAACTCTCAGGACAACCAGGACGCGTGGGCGGTCGGCTACACGGAGAAGCTGGCGGCCTCGGTGTGGATCGGCACGGACGACGACCGGAAGCTGGTCGACGGTGACGGGACGAAGGTGACGGGCTCGGGCTTGCCCGCTGAGATATGGCGGTCGTTCCTGGTGCAGCGGTGA
- a CDS encoding L-serine ammonia-lyase: MAISVFDLFSIGIGPSSSHTVGPMRAAKTFVDGLVEDSELSQVARVEAELFGSLGATGFGHGSDKAVLLGLSGERPEDVDTDTVAAKVAAIRESGRLSVGGTHEVAFAEDADLTMHRRKSLPAHPNGMVFRAFSENGALLRERTYYSVGGGFVRDESYETDTVFVEDSTPVPYPFRTGADLLKHCSDTGLPISEIMLQNELSWRSEEEVRDGLLGIWQVMAECVRNGYTHEGVLPGGLKVPRRAKSLHDKLLAEDGADDPLYAMDWVSLYALAVNEENAAGGRVVTAPTNGAAGIIPAVLHYYQRFVRDASDDGIVTFLLTAGAIGSILKQTGSISGAEVGCQGEVGSASAMAAAGLTEVQGGTPAQVENAAEIGVEHHLGLTCDPVGGLVQIPCIERNAVGASKAIHASRMALRGDGSHVVTLDKAIKTMRETGADMSVKYKETARGGLAVNVIEC, translated from the coding sequence ATGGCGATCAGCGTCTTCGACCTGTTTTCGATCGGCATCGGGCCGTCCAGTTCGCACACGGTCGGCCCGATGCGGGCGGCCAAGACCTTTGTGGACGGCCTCGTCGAGGACAGCGAGCTGAGCCAGGTCGCGCGGGTGGAAGCTGAGCTGTTCGGCTCCCTCGGCGCGACCGGCTTCGGCCACGGCAGCGACAAAGCGGTGCTGCTCGGGCTTTCCGGCGAGCGGCCGGAGGACGTCGACACCGACACGGTGGCTGCCAAGGTCGCGGCGATCCGGGAGTCCGGGCGGCTCTCCGTCGGCGGCACGCACGAGGTGGCCTTCGCCGAGGATGCCGACCTGACCATGCACCGGCGCAAATCGCTGCCCGCGCACCCGAACGGCATGGTGTTCCGCGCGTTCAGCGAGAACGGCGCTCTGCTGCGGGAACGCACGTACTACTCGGTGGGCGGCGGTTTCGTGCGCGACGAGTCGTACGAGACCGACACCGTGTTCGTGGAGGATTCCACACCGGTGCCGTACCCGTTCCGCACCGGCGCGGACCTGCTGAAGCACTGCTCGGACACTGGCCTGCCGATCAGCGAAATCATGCTGCAGAACGAACTTTCCTGGCGCAGCGAGGAAGAAGTTCGAGACGGCCTGCTCGGCATCTGGCAGGTGATGGCCGAATGCGTACGCAACGGCTACACGCACGAAGGTGTGCTGCCCGGCGGGCTGAAGGTGCCGCGGCGAGCGAAGTCGCTGCACGACAAGCTGCTCGCTGAAGACGGCGCGGACGATCCGTTGTACGCGATGGACTGGGTGAGCCTGTACGCGCTCGCCGTCAACGAGGAGAACGCCGCGGGCGGGCGCGTTGTCACCGCTCCGACGAACGGCGCGGCCGGGATCATTCCCGCGGTGCTGCACTACTACCAGCGGTTCGTGCGCGACGCGTCCGACGACGGCATCGTCACGTTCTTGCTGACCGCGGGCGCGATCGGCTCGATCCTCAAGCAGACCGGGTCGATCTCCGGCGCCGAGGTCGGCTGCCAGGGCGAGGTCGGCTCGGCGTCGGCGATGGCCGCGGCCGGCCTGACCGAGGTGCAGGGCGGCACGCCGGCGCAGGTGGAGAACGCCGCCGAGATCGGCGTCGAACACCACCTGGGCCTCACTTGCGACCCGGTCGGCGGCCTGGTGCAGATCCCGTGCATCGAACGCAACGCGGTGGGCGCGTCGAAGGCCATCCACGCGTCCCGGATGGCGTTGCGCGGCGACGGCAGCCACGTGGTGACGCTGGACAAGGCGATCAAGACGATGCGCGAGACCGGTGCGGACATGTCCGTGAAATACAAGGAGACCGCTCGCGGCGGGCTCGCCGTGAACGTCATCGAGTGCTGA
- the gcvT gene encoding glycine cleavage system aminomethyltransferase GcvT — protein MSKETSLHEVHRGLGALFTDFAGWSMPVRYASELAEHKAVREAAGLFDLSHMAEIHVVGPQAADVLDYALVGNLTGVKPGRARYTMICDADGGVLDDLVVYRLADQEYLVVANAGNADVVADALAERVAGFDAVVENRSADTALIAVQGPNAVAVLGAVTDADLGALKYYASVPAVVKGHDVLLARTGYTGEDGFELFVPAAEAPALWQLLTEAGQEHGLVPCGLACRDTLRLEAGMPLYGNELTRELNPFAAGLGRVVKFEKPGDFVGRASLAELAKADVPRVRVGLRGTGRRAPRHGYAVLAGDATIGEITSGALSPTLGYPIAMAYVDREHAEPGTALSVDIRGRVEPVEVVALPFYSRA, from the coding sequence GTGTCCAAGGAAACCTCTCTGCACGAAGTCCACCGGGGCCTCGGCGCGCTGTTCACCGACTTCGCGGGCTGGTCGATGCCGGTGCGCTACGCCAGCGAACTGGCCGAGCACAAGGCGGTCCGCGAGGCGGCCGGGCTGTTCGACCTGTCGCACATGGCCGAGATCCACGTGGTCGGCCCGCAGGCCGCCGACGTGCTCGACTACGCGCTGGTCGGCAACCTGACCGGCGTGAAGCCGGGCCGGGCCCGGTACACGATGATCTGCGACGCCGACGGCGGCGTGCTGGACGACCTGGTCGTCTACCGGCTCGCCGACCAGGAGTACCTCGTGGTGGCCAACGCCGGCAACGCCGACGTGGTCGCGGACGCGCTGGCCGAGCGGGTCGCCGGGTTCGACGCGGTGGTGGAGAACCGGTCGGCGGACACCGCGCTGATCGCGGTGCAGGGCCCGAACGCGGTCGCGGTGCTCGGCGCGGTCACCGATGCCGACCTCGGCGCGCTCAAGTACTACGCGAGCGTCCCGGCGGTCGTGAAGGGGCACGACGTGCTGCTGGCCCGCACCGGCTACACCGGGGAGGACGGCTTCGAACTGTTCGTGCCGGCCGCCGAAGCCCCGGCGCTGTGGCAGCTGCTGACCGAGGCCGGCCAGGAGCACGGCCTGGTCCCGTGCGGGCTCGCCTGCCGCGACACGCTGCGGCTGGAAGCCGGAATGCCGTTGTACGGCAACGAACTCACTCGCGAGCTGAACCCGTTCGCGGCTGGTCTCGGCCGGGTCGTGAAGTTCGAGAAGCCGGGCGACTTCGTGGGCCGCGCGTCTCTGGCGGAGCTTGCCAAAGCCGACGTCCCGCGGGTGCGGGTCGGCCTGCGCGGCACCGGCCGCCGCGCCCCGCGGCACGGGTACGCCGTGCTCGCCGGGGATGCCACTATCGGGGAGATCACCAGCGGCGCGCTGTCGCCGACGCTGGGCTACCCGATCGCCATGGCGTATGTAGACCGGGAGCACGCCGAGCCCGGCACCGCGCTGTCCGTCGACATCCGGGGCCGTGTCGAGCCGGTCGAGGTCGTCGCCCTGCCCTTCTACTCCCGAGCCTGA
- a CDS encoding FadR/GntR family transcriptional regulator produces the protein MESTSVVSANEALFRPVRAGNAFEETVERLLQAIRLGVVGAGDRLPSERELAERLGVSRVTLREAIRALADAGYVESRRGRYGGTFVNEQLPAPAERTVGEIDAAGLEDAFCLRQVLETGAAEAAAARTLSPADRQHLTSTLAEAATADLADYRRKDSRLHLAIAEVTGSASLTGALADARTRINQLLDRIPLLEPNLEHSNAQHAAIVDAILAGDPAAARHAMAEHIEGTASLLRAFLS, from the coding sequence GTGGAATCGACCTCGGTGGTGAGCGCGAACGAGGCGCTGTTCCGGCCGGTGAGGGCCGGGAACGCCTTCGAGGAGACCGTTGAGCGGCTGTTGCAGGCGATCCGGCTCGGGGTGGTCGGGGCGGGTGACCGGCTGCCGTCCGAGCGGGAGCTGGCCGAACGGCTCGGGGTGAGCCGGGTGACCCTGCGCGAGGCGATCCGCGCGCTGGCCGACGCGGGTTACGTGGAATCCCGGCGCGGCCGCTACGGCGGCACGTTCGTGAACGAGCAGCTGCCGGCCCCGGCCGAACGCACGGTCGGGGAGATCGACGCGGCCGGCCTGGAAGACGCGTTCTGCCTGCGGCAGGTGCTGGAGACCGGAGCGGCCGAGGCGGCCGCCGCGCGCACGCTCAGCCCGGCCGATCGCCAGCACCTCACCAGCACCCTGGCCGAAGCCGCGACCGCCGACCTCGCCGACTACCGGCGCAAGGACTCCCGGCTGCACCTGGCGATCGCCGAGGTCACCGGGTCCGCGTCGCTGACCGGCGCGCTCGCCGACGCGCGGACCCGGATCAACCAGCTGCTCGACCGGATCCCGCTGCTGGAGCCCAACCTGGAGCACTCGAACGCCCAGCACGCGGCGATCGTGGACGCGATCCTGGCCGGCGACCCGGCGGCCGCGCGGCACGCGATGGCCGAGCACATCGAAGGAACCGCGTCACTGCTGCGCGCCTTCCTCTCGTGA
- a CDS encoding ABC transporter ATP-binding protein: MVQTTRLHAEDLTLAYDGRTVAERLGVVIPDQSFTVIVGPNACGKTTLLRALARMLKPRTGAVYLDGEVISSYGAKEVARRLGLLPQSSIAPDGITVADLVARGRYPHQKLLRQWSREDATVVAGSMRATGVDDLAERLVDELSGGQRQRVWMAMALAQQTDLLLLDEPTTYLDIAHQLDLLDLCATLHSEQGRTLVAVLHDLNHAARYATHLIAMRDGKVLATGTPEEVVTAENVERIFELPCRVMECPESGSPMVIPKVSRRAA, translated from the coding sequence GTGGTACAGACGACGCGGCTGCACGCCGAAGACCTCACTCTGGCCTACGACGGCCGGACCGTCGCCGAGCGGCTCGGCGTGGTCATCCCGGACCAGTCGTTCACGGTGATCGTCGGCCCGAACGCCTGCGGCAAGACGACTCTGCTGCGCGCGCTCGCCCGGATGCTGAAGCCTCGCACGGGCGCGGTCTACCTGGACGGCGAGGTGATCTCCAGCTACGGCGCGAAGGAGGTCGCGCGCCGGCTCGGGCTGCTGCCGCAGAGCTCGATCGCACCGGACGGGATCACGGTGGCCGACCTCGTCGCGCGCGGCCGCTACCCGCATCAGAAACTGCTGCGCCAATGGTCCCGCGAGGACGCGACGGTCGTCGCCGGCTCGATGCGCGCGACCGGCGTCGACGACCTGGCCGAGCGACTGGTCGACGAACTGTCCGGCGGGCAGCGGCAGCGCGTCTGGATGGCGATGGCGCTGGCCCAGCAGACCGACTTGCTGCTTCTCGACGAGCCGACGACGTACCTGGACATCGCGCACCAACTCGACCTGCTCGACCTGTGCGCGACGCTGCACAGCGAGCAGGGCCGCACGCTCGTCGCGGTGCTGCACGACCTGAACCACGCGGCCAGGTACGCGACCCACCTGATCGCGATGCGCGACGGGAAGGTGCTGGCGACCGGGACGCCGGAAGAGGTGGTGACGGCGGAGAACGTGGAGCGGATCTTCGAGTTGCCCTGCCGGGTGATGGAGTGCCCGGAGAGCGGGAGCCCGATGGTGATCCCGAAGGTCAGCCGCCGAGCCGCGTGA
- a CDS encoding winged helix-turn-helix domain-containing protein, whose translation MALERRTRQLDPRTLRALAHPLRMELLDLLTVEGPATATGLGKRVGESSGTTSWHLRQLADAGLVEEDPGRGSKRERWWKAAQDSTRMEPEDFLDDPRTAGTMLAYMHHYLDQNYREQAQAVADLPRWTKEWRDSSTLGRAALELTPGETRQMVEEIEAVVDRYRRPAAPGDETVIAHWAAFPRSADETT comes from the coding sequence ATGGCCCTTGAACGCCGCACCCGGCAGCTCGACCCGCGCACCTTGCGCGCGCTGGCCCACCCGCTGCGGATGGAGCTGCTGGACCTGCTGACCGTCGAGGGCCCGGCCACCGCGACCGGGCTCGGCAAGCGGGTCGGCGAAAGCTCCGGGACCACGTCGTGGCATCTGCGCCAGCTGGCGGACGCCGGCCTGGTCGAGGAGGACCCCGGGCGCGGGTCGAAGCGCGAACGCTGGTGGAAGGCCGCGCAGGATTCGACGCGGATGGAACCGGAGGACTTCCTCGACGACCCGCGTACGGCCGGAACGATGCTGGCCTACATGCACCACTACCTCGACCAGAATTACCGCGAGCAAGCACAGGCCGTCGCGGATCTTCCGCGCTGGACGAAGGAATGGCGCGACAGCTCGACGTTGGGCCGCGCCGCACTGGAACTCACGCCCGGCGAAACCCGGCAGATGGTCGAAGAGATCGAAGCAGTCGTCGACCGCTACCGCCGTCCCGCCGCCCCCGGCGACGAAACCGTCATCGCGCATTGGGCGGCGTTCCCGCGTTCGGCCGACGAAACCACCTAG
- the lipA gene encoding lipoyl synthase, with translation MSAQPEGRKLLRLEVRNSETPIEKKPSWIKTKVRMGPEFTELKGLVRREGLHTVCEEAGCPNIYECWEDREATFLIGGDQCTRRCDFCQIDTGKPAALDRSEPRKVAESVQAMGLRYSTVTGVARDDLADGGAWLYAETVRQIHALNPGTGVELLIPDFNAEPGQLAEVFGSRPEVLAHNVETVPRIFKRIRPGFRYARSLEVITQARAAGLVTKSNLILGMGETPDEVAVALRELFDAGCEIITITQYLRPSPRHHPVDRWVKPEEFVEHARTAEGIGFPGVMAGPLVRSSYRAGRLYAQTKAHRGEELPENLAHLTAEGPAAQEASSVLARH, from the coding sequence ATGAGCGCGCAGCCCGAAGGCCGCAAACTGCTTCGGCTTGAGGTCCGCAACAGTGAGACGCCGATTGAGAAGAAGCCGTCGTGGATCAAGACCAAGGTGCGGATGGGTCCGGAGTTCACTGAGCTGAAGGGTTTGGTGAGGCGGGAGGGTCTGCACACGGTTTGCGAGGAGGCGGGGTGTCCCAACATTTACGAGTGTTGGGAGGATCGGGAAGCGACGTTCTTGATCGGTGGGGATCAGTGCACGCGGCGGTGTGATTTCTGTCAGATCGATACGGGCAAGCCTGCTGCGTTGGACCGTAGTGAGCCGCGGAAGGTCGCGGAGTCGGTGCAGGCGATGGGGTTGCGGTATTCGACGGTCACCGGGGTGGCTCGGGACGACCTGGCTGATGGGGGTGCGTGGCTGTATGCGGAGACGGTGCGGCAGATTCACGCGTTGAACCCGGGCACGGGTGTGGAGTTGTTGATTCCGGACTTCAATGCGGAGCCGGGTCAGCTGGCGGAGGTGTTCGGGTCGCGGCCGGAGGTGCTGGCGCACAACGTGGAGACGGTGCCGCGGATTTTCAAGCGGATCCGGCCGGGTTTCCGGTACGCGCGGTCGCTGGAGGTGATCACGCAGGCTCGTGCGGCGGGGCTGGTGACGAAGTCGAACCTGATTCTGGGGATGGGCGAGACTCCGGACGAGGTCGCTGTCGCGTTGCGGGAGTTGTTTGACGCGGGGTGCGAGATCATCACGATCACCCAGTACCTGCGGCCGTCGCCGCGGCATCATCCGGTGGACCGGTGGGTGAAGCCGGAGGAGTTCGTGGAGCACGCGCGGACTGCGGAGGGGATCGGGTTCCCGGGTGTGATGGCGGGTCCGTTGGTGCGGTCGTCGTATCGGGCGGGCCGGCTCTACGCCCAGACGAAGGCGCACCGGGGCGAGGAACTCCCGGAAAACCTGGCCCACCTCACCGCCGAAGGACCAGCAGCACAAGAAGCCAGCAGCGTGCTGGCGAGACACTAA
- the glyA gene encoding serine hydroxymethyltransferase → MTSPFDAHLSEIDPEVAAAVAAELHRQQSTLEMIASENFAPVGVLEAQGSVLTNKYAEGYPGRRYYGGCEHVDVVEQLAIDRAKALFGAEHANVQPHSGAQANAAAMFAVLKPGDTILGLDLAHGGHLTHGMKINFSGKLYNVVAYHVDKETGIVDVAEIERLAVEHKPKLIVAGWSAYPRQLDFAEFRRIADLVDAKLMVDMAHFAGLVAAGLHPSPVPHADIVTTTTHKTLGGPRGGLILCREELAKKINSAVFPGQQGGPLEHVIAAKAVALKIAATDGFRERQERTLQGAKILADRLSRTDCAEAGVRVLTGGTDVHLVLVDLVNSELNGQQAEDRLHEVGITVNRNAVPFDPRPPMVTSGLRIGTPALATRGFGAEDFTEVADIIAETLKPDFDEAAQQALRARVELLAKKHPLYAELGR, encoded by the coding sequence ATGACCTCCCCGTTCGACGCCCACCTGTCCGAGATCGATCCCGAGGTCGCCGCGGCGGTCGCCGCGGAGCTGCACCGCCAGCAGTCGACCCTGGAGATGATCGCCTCGGAGAACTTCGCGCCGGTCGGCGTGCTCGAGGCGCAGGGCTCGGTGCTGACCAACAAGTACGCCGAGGGCTACCCGGGCCGCCGCTACTACGGCGGCTGCGAGCACGTCGACGTGGTCGAGCAGCTCGCGATCGACCGGGCCAAGGCGTTGTTCGGCGCGGAGCACGCGAACGTGCAGCCGCACTCGGGCGCGCAGGCCAACGCGGCGGCGATGTTCGCGGTGCTGAAGCCGGGCGACACCATCCTCGGCCTCGACCTGGCGCACGGCGGCCACCTGACGCACGGGATGAAGATCAACTTCTCCGGCAAGCTGTACAACGTGGTCGCCTACCACGTCGACAAGGAGACCGGGATCGTCGACGTCGCCGAGATCGAGCGGCTGGCGGTCGAGCACAAGCCGAAGCTGATCGTGGCCGGCTGGTCGGCCTACCCGCGTCAGCTGGACTTCGCCGAGTTCCGCCGGATCGCCGACCTGGTCGACGCCAAGCTGATGGTCGACATGGCGCACTTCGCCGGCCTGGTGGCCGCCGGACTGCACCCGTCGCCGGTTCCGCACGCCGACATCGTCACCACCACCACGCACAAAACCCTGGGCGGCCCGCGCGGCGGCTTGATCCTGTGCCGCGAGGAGCTGGCGAAGAAGATCAACTCGGCGGTGTTCCCCGGGCAGCAGGGCGGTCCGCTGGAGCACGTCATCGCGGCCAAGGCGGTGGCGCTGAAGATCGCCGCCACCGACGGGTTCCGCGAGCGCCAGGAGCGCACGCTGCAGGGCGCGAAGATCCTCGCCGACCGGCTGTCGCGCACCGACTGCGCCGAGGCGGGCGTCCGCGTCCTCACCGGCGGCACCGACGTGCACCTGGTGCTGGTCGACCTGGTCAACTCGGAGCTGAACGGCCAGCAGGCGGAAGACCGGCTGCACGAGGTCGGCATCACCGTGAACCGCAACGCGGTGCCGTTCGACCCGCGCCCGCCGATGGTCACCTCCGGCCTGCGGATCGGCACCCCGGCGCTGGCCACCCGCGGCTTCGGCGCCGAAGACTTCACCGAGGTCGCCGACATCATCGCCGAGACGCTCAAGCCGGACTTCGACGAGGCGGCCCAGCAGGCGCTGCGCGCCCGCGTCGAGCTGCTCGCCAAGAAGCACCCGCTGTACGCGGAGCTCGGCCGATGA